The window CGGCGCCCCGAACCTCTCCTTGAAGAACACGGCGCCGATCGCCGCCCCGACGATGATGGAGGACTCCCTCAGGGCGGCGATCGGCGCCAGTTCCGCGCGTGTCTGCGCCCACAGGACGAGGGCGTAGGCCGACACGGACAGCGCGGCGCCGAGCAGACCGACCGCGGCGAACGGCCGTAGGACCGCGGCCGTCCCGCCCCGCCAGCGGTACAGCGCGTACGCCGGGAGCACCGTCCCCTGCACCGCCATCAACCAGGCGATATAGCCGAGGGAGGAGCCGGAGGCGCGTACGCCCAGGCCGTCGACGACCGTGTACGCCGCGATGGTCAGGCCGGTCGCGAGGGCCGCGCCGATCGCCGCCCAGTTCGGCCGGTGTCCGCGCAGACCCCACAGGGCCACGCCGGTCAGCCCGGCGCACGAGACGGCGATACCGGTGGCCGCCCAGCCGTCCGGCACCTCATGGGCGAAGAGCGCGGCGAGGAGCGTGACGACCAGGGGCGCGGTGCCACGGGCGATCGGATAGGCCTGCCCGAAGTCACCGAGCCGGAAGGACTTCATCAGCAGGGCGTAGTAGGCGATGTGGATCACCGCGGAGGCGATCAGATACGGCCAGGCCCCGGCCGCCGGGGCAGCCGTGAACGGCACCGCCGCAAGGCCGATCACCATCCCGCCGCCCGAGATCAGGGCGAACCCGACGAGCTTGTCGGGGATGTGGTGGGCGAGGGCGTTCCAACTGGCGTGGGTGACCGCGGCGAGCAGGACGGCCGTGGCGACCAGCGGCGTCACGCGGTGCGCTCGCGCACGTCCACCAGGGTGCCGCCGGCGTGGGCGATCAGGGTCTTGGGCTCCATGGGGAAGACGGTGTACGGCGTACCGGCGGCGGCCCAGACGATCTCGTGATCGAGCAGCGAACGGTCGGCGAGGACACGTGTGCGCGTGCGGTGCCCGAAGGGGGGCACACCGCCGATGGCGTACCCGGTGGTCTCCCGTACGACATCCGCCTTCGGCCGGGTGACCTTCTCGGCGCCGAGTTCCCGGCGCACCAGCTCCATGTCGACGCGGGAGGCCCCGTCCATCAGGACGAGCACCGGCACACCGTCGGCGGCGAAGATCAGGGACTTGCAGATCTGGCTCAGCTCGCACCCGATCGCGGCGGCCGCCTCGGCGGCGGTCCTGGTGGCCTCCGGAAAGCGCCGGACCTGTGCCTCGATCGCGCCGAGCCCCAACTCGTCGAGGGCGGCGGCGAAACGGGGGTGGGCTCCTGAACCGGCGGCAGAAGCTGATGCATCGGCAGACGTCATGCACGGCACGCTAGCGGTGCGTGTACGGCACATGCGACCGGATTGAACGGCACATGAGGAAGCCGGTGAGGGCACCACCGTCCCCACAGGGACCCTCACCGGCTGGTCTCACTCAGAAGCGGTACGTCAGGCGCGTACCAGCTCCTTGTCCTCGTCGTCCTCGGACGCCCGCGCCTCGGACGCCCGCTGCAGGCCCTCGCCCTCGACATCGACGTTCGGCAGCACGCGGTCCAGCCACTTCGGCAGCCACCAGGCCCGCTTGCCGAGCAGGGCCAGCACCGCCGGGACGATCGCCATACGGACCACGAAGGCGTCGAAGAAGACCGCGATGGCGAGGCCGAAGCCGATCATCTTGACCATCGACTCGGAGGAGCCGATGAAGCCGGCGAAGACGGCCATCATGATCACAGCGGCCGCTGTAACCACCCTCGCGCCGTGCTTGAACCCGGTCACGACTGCCTGGCTGGGCTTCTCGCCGTGGACGTACGCCTCGCGCATCCGGGTCACGAGGAACACCTCGTAGTCCATCGCGAGACCGAAGACCACGCCGACCATGAAGATCGGCATCATCGACATGATCGGGCCGGTCTCCTCGACGCCCATGAGGCCGGACAGCCAGCCCCACTGGAAGACCGCGACGACGGCGCCCAGCGCGGCGAGCACGCTCAGCAGGAAGCCGAGAGCCGCCTTCAGCGGGACCAGGATCGAGCGGAACACCGCGATCAGCAGGAGGAAGGCGAGGCCCACCACGAGCGCGAGATACGGGATCAGCGCGTCGTTCATCTTCTGCGAGAAGTCGATGTTCATCGC of the Streptomyces sp. NBC_00287 genome contains:
- a CDS encoding DMT family transporter translates to MTPLVATAVLLAAVTHASWNALAHHIPDKLVGFALISGGGMVIGLAAVPFTAAPAAGAWPYLIASAVIHIAYYALLMKSFRLGDFGQAYPIARGTAPLVVTLLAALFAHEVPDGWAATGIAVSCAGLTGVALWGLRGHRPNWAAIGAALATGLTIAAYTVVDGLGVRASGSSLGYIAWLMAVQGTVLPAYALYRWRGGTAAVLRPFAAVGLLGAALSVSAYALVLWAQTRAELAPIAALRESSIIVGAAIGAVFFKERFGAPRMVAAVLLVVGIGLMLRAG
- a CDS encoding YbaK/EbsC family protein, translating into MTSADASASAAGSGAHPRFAAALDELGLGAIEAQVRRFPEATRTAAEAAAAIGCELSQICKSLIFAADGVPVLVLMDGASRVDMELVRRELGAEKVTRPKADVVRETTGYAIGGVPPFGHRTRTRVLADRSLLDHEIVWAAAGTPYTVFPMEPKTLIAHAGGTLVDVRERTA